CGCCCGTCTGCATGGCCTTTCTTACAGTCGTTTCATGGCTGGTTTGAACCAGGCGGAAATCGAAGTCGACCGTAAAATCCTGGCCGATATCGCGGTCAACGATCCGGCCGCCTTCGGAAAGTACGTCGATCTTGCCAGCGCCGCCCTGGCAGTCTGATCGTTTATGAAAGAGCGTTTGCGCGGACTGCTGGATGAAGCCCGGGGAACTATTGCCGGGCTTCAGTCTTTGGTTGATCTGGAAAACCTGCGGGTCGATCTTCTGGGACGCAAGGGAAGCCTGACCCTTCTTCTGAAGGAGCTGGGCGGTCTTTCCCCGGAAGAAAAACCGGTGGCGGGTAAACTGGCCAATCAGGTTAAACAGCAGATTGAGGCCTTGCTTGATGAGGTTCGGGTTAAATTCGAAGAGGCCGAGTCGCGCCGGCGGATGGCGGCCGGGGCGGTTGACGTTACCCTGCCGGGACGCCGGCGCACGCTTGGCCGGGTTCATCCGATAACCCAGATTACCGAGGATGTCTGCGCGATCTTCAAGCGCATGGGCTTCAGCGTGGCCCAGGGGCCTGAAGTCGAGTTGGATTATTATAATTTTGAAGCCCTGAACATTCCGCGGGATCATCCTGCTCGCCAGATGCAGGATACCTTTTATGTGGATGATGATGTGGTGCTGCGGACCCATACCTCGCCCGTGCAGGTGCGGGTCATGGAGCGCCAGTGCCCGCCGGTCAAAATTATCGCCCCGGGTCGGGTCTATCGCTGCGATTCGGATCTCACTCATACCCCGATGTTCGATCAGATCGAAGGTCTGCTGGTTGACCGCAAGGTTACCTTCGCTGATCTGAAAGGGGTGCTGGTGGCTTTTCTGCAGGCTTTTTTCGGAAGTCGGGCCGGGGTGCGTTTTCGTCCCAGCTATTTCCCTTTTACCGAACCCAGCGCCGAAGTCGATATCAGTTGCGTTATGTGTCAAGGCAAGGGTTGCCGGGTGTGCGGCCAGACCGGCTGGCTTGAAATTCTGGGTTGCGGCATGGTTGACCCGGAGGTCTATCGTTTTGTTGATTATGATCCCGAAATTTATTCCGGTTTTGCTTTCGGCATGGGGATCGAGCGTTTGGCCATGCTGCGTTACGGCATCGATGATCTGCGCCTGTTTTTCGGCAATAATTTACGTTTCCTGCGCCAGTTCTAGACCTGCTCAATCTTTCCGAAATCGATCTTCAACCCGGCGAAGTTAAGGGCCCGGCTGAGGAGTGGCGTCCGCCTTCGATGGGACGTCTTCATGAGTGTATGCGCCGGGGCGATGATTAACGAAACCATCAAGTATTAATTGGAAGAGTAATGCTCATAAGCTGGAACTGGATGTCTGAGTTTGTCGATCTTACGGGAATCGACCCAGAAATAGCGGCCGCCCGTCTGACTATGGCCGGACTTGAGGTGGCCGCCGTCAGGCGGTTGTGCCCCGCCGGTCTTGAGCAGGTGGTCAGCGCCGCTATCATTGATCTGCGGGCTCATCCTGAAGCCGATAAACTC
This sequence is a window from Pseudomonadota bacterium. Protein-coding genes within it:
- a CDS encoding phenylalanine--tRNA ligase subunit alpha; its protein translation is MKERLRGLLDEARGTIAGLQSLVDLENLRVDLLGRKGSLTLLLKELGGLSPEEKPVAGKLANQVKQQIEALLDEVRVKFEEAESRRRMAAGAVDVTLPGRRRTLGRVHPITQITEDVCAIFKRMGFSVAQGPEVELDYYNFEALNIPRDHPARQMQDTFYVDDDVVLRTHTSPVQVRVMERQCPPVKIIAPGRVYRCDSDLTHTPMFDQIEGLLVDRKVTFADLKGVLVAFLQAFFGSRAGVRFRPSYFPFTEPSAEVDISCVMCQGKGCRVCGQTGWLEILGCGMVDPEVYRFVDYDPEIYSGFAFGMGIERLAMLRYGIDDLRLFFGNNLRFLRQF